The following coding sequences are from one Burkholderia stabilis window:
- a CDS encoding dipeptidase — protein sequence MSTLHQDSIIIDGLNISKFEKPVFEDMRKGGITAANCTVSVWENFAKTVDNIGVMKKKIRDNGELLTLVRTTDDIFRAKKEGKTGIILGFQNAHAFEDNLGYIEAFHDMGVRVVQLCYNTQNLVGTGCYERDGGLSDFGREVITEMNRVGIMVDLSHVGGNTSSEAITFSKKPVCYSHCLPSGLKEHPRNKSDAQLKEIADAGGFVGVTMFAPFLKRGIEATIDDYIEAIDYVVNLIGEDAVGIGTDFTQDFAKEFFDMLTHDKGRYRQLTNFGKVINPDGIRTIGEFPNLTAAMERAGWKESRIRKIMGENWVRVFKDVWGA from the coding sequence ATGAGTACGCTGCATCAGGACAGCATCATCATCGACGGATTGAACATCTCGAAGTTCGAGAAGCCGGTGTTCGAAGACATGCGCAAAGGCGGCATCACGGCCGCGAACTGCACGGTGTCGGTGTGGGAGAACTTCGCCAAGACCGTCGACAACATCGGCGTGATGAAGAAGAAGATCCGCGACAACGGCGAGCTGCTGACGCTGGTGCGCACGACGGACGACATCTTCCGCGCGAAGAAGGAAGGCAAGACCGGGATCATCCTGGGCTTCCAGAACGCGCATGCGTTCGAGGACAACCTCGGCTACATCGAGGCGTTCCACGACATGGGCGTGCGCGTCGTGCAGCTTTGCTACAACACGCAGAACCTGGTCGGCACGGGCTGCTACGAGCGCGACGGCGGCCTGTCGGATTTCGGCCGCGAAGTGATCACCGAGATGAACCGCGTCGGCATCATGGTCGACCTGTCGCACGTGGGCGGCAATACGTCGTCGGAAGCGATCACGTTCTCGAAGAAGCCGGTGTGCTACTCGCACTGCCTGCCGTCGGGCCTGAAGGAGCATCCGCGCAACAAGAGCGACGCGCAGCTGAAGGAGATCGCCGACGCAGGCGGCTTCGTCGGCGTGACGATGTTCGCGCCGTTCCTGAAGCGCGGGATCGAAGCGACGATCGACGACTACATCGAAGCGATCGATTACGTCGTGAACCTGATCGGCGAAGACGCGGTCGGCATCGGCACGGATTTCACGCAGGATTTCGCGAAGGAATTCTTCGACATGCTGACGCATGACAAGGGTCGTTATCGCCAGCTGACGAACTTCGGCAAGGTGATCAACCCGGACGGCATCCGCACGATCGGCGAATTCCCGAACCTGACCGCGGCGATGGAACGCGCCGGCTGGAAGGAGTCGCGCATCCGCAAGATCATGGGCGAGAACTGGGTGCGCGTGTTCAAGGACGTGTGGGGCGCGTAA
- a CDS encoding GlxA family transcriptional regulator gives MSPDRTASLSHFAFMPLPNFTMIAFTNAIEVLRMANYLSGQPLYRWSVISPDGGPVTASNGLTVDTGPAECVGQPDIVFVCGGVDVQRATTPAHLSTLRRFARAGIPLGSLCTGTYALAKSGLLAGYACAIHWENMSALKEEFPDTRFLKELFVIDRDRITCTGGVAPLDMMLNLIAARVGTARVTQIAEQFIVEHVRDTSAQQRMPLVARLGSANKSLFEVIALMENNIEEPLSREELARLANMSQRQLQRLFREHLGMTPTHYYLTLRLRRARELLLQTDMSIMHITMACGFQSACHFSKSYRDAFGVAPTRERRKQVAPLAPGAASAAPAFPAHVLHA, from the coding sequence ATGTCGCCCGACCGCACAGCGTCGCTGTCCCACTTCGCGTTCATGCCGTTACCGAACTTCACGATGATCGCGTTCACCAATGCGATCGAGGTGCTTCGGATGGCGAACTACCTGAGCGGTCAGCCGCTCTACCGCTGGTCGGTGATCAGCCCGGACGGCGGACCGGTCACGGCGAGCAACGGCCTGACGGTCGACACGGGCCCGGCCGAATGCGTCGGGCAACCCGACATCGTGTTCGTGTGCGGCGGCGTCGACGTGCAGCGCGCGACCACGCCCGCCCATCTTTCGACGCTGCGCCGCTTCGCGCGTGCGGGCATCCCGCTCGGCAGCCTGTGCACGGGCACCTACGCGCTCGCGAAATCGGGGTTGCTCGCGGGCTACGCCTGCGCGATCCACTGGGAGAACATGTCGGCGCTGAAGGAGGAGTTTCCGGATACGCGCTTCCTGAAGGAGCTGTTCGTGATCGACCGCGACCGCATCACGTGCACGGGCGGCGTCGCACCGCTCGACATGATGCTGAACCTGATCGCCGCGCGCGTGGGCACCGCGCGCGTCACGCAGATCGCCGAACAGTTCATCGTCGAACACGTGCGCGACACGAGCGCGCAGCAACGCATGCCGCTCGTCGCGCGCCTCGGCTCGGCGAACAAGTCGCTGTTCGAAGTGATCGCGCTGATGGAGAACAACATCGAGGAGCCGCTGTCGCGCGAGGAGCTTGCGCGGCTCGCGAACATGTCGCAACGTCAGCTGCAGCGCCTGTTCCGCGAACACCTCGGGATGACGCCCACGCATTACTACCTGACGCTGCGGCTGCGCCGCGCGCGCGAGCTGCTTCTGCAGACCGACATGTCGATCATGCACATCACGATGGCGTGTGGCTTCCAGTCGGCGTGCCATTTCAGCAAGAGCTATCGCGACGCATTCGGCGTCGCGCCGACGCGCGAACGACGCAAGCAGGTTGCGCCGCTCGCACCGGGTGCGGCGAGCGCTGCGCCGGCGTTTCCGGCGCATGTGCTGCATGCGTGA
- the fdhA gene encoding formaldehyde dehydrogenase, glutathione-independent encodes MSSNRGVVYLGPGQVEVQKIDYPKMVDPTGRAIGHGVILKVVSTNICGSDQHMVRGRTTAPVGLVLGHEITGEVVEVGRDVETLKIGDLVSVPFNVACGRCAMCKDTHTGVCLNVNPSRAGGAYGYVDMGGWIGGQAEYVLVPYADFNLLKFPDRDQAMAKIRDLTCLSDILPTGYHGAVSAGVKPGSTVYIAGAGPVGMAAAASARLLGAAVTIVGDMNAERLAHAKAMGFETVDLSKDASLGEQIEQILGVPEIDCAVDCVGFEAHGHGSSGHSEEAPATVLNSLMEITRPAGAIGIPGLYVTDDPGAKDKAAQHGSLSIRFGLGWAKSHSFFTGQTPVLKYNRNLMQAILFDRLPIAKIVNVEVISLDQAPEGYKKFDGGAPRKFVIDPHGLLAA; translated from the coding sequence ATGAGCAGCAATCGAGGTGTCGTCTATCTTGGGCCGGGCCAGGTCGAAGTGCAGAAGATCGATTATCCGAAGATGGTCGATCCGACCGGCCGCGCGATCGGCCACGGCGTGATCCTGAAAGTGGTCAGCACGAACATCTGCGGCTCCGACCAGCACATGGTGCGCGGCCGCACGACCGCGCCGGTCGGCCTCGTGCTCGGTCACGAGATCACGGGCGAAGTGGTCGAAGTGGGCCGCGACGTCGAGACGCTGAAGATCGGCGATCTCGTGTCGGTGCCGTTCAACGTCGCATGCGGCCGCTGCGCGATGTGCAAGGACACGCATACGGGCGTGTGCCTGAACGTGAACCCGTCTCGTGCCGGCGGCGCGTACGGTTACGTCGACATGGGCGGCTGGATCGGCGGCCAGGCCGAATACGTGCTCGTGCCGTATGCCGATTTCAACCTGCTGAAATTCCCGGACCGCGATCAGGCGATGGCGAAGATCCGCGATCTGACCTGCCTGTCCGACATTCTTCCGACCGGTTATCACGGCGCGGTGAGCGCGGGCGTGAAGCCGGGCTCGACGGTGTATATCGCGGGCGCGGGCCCGGTCGGGATGGCGGCGGCCGCCTCGGCGCGCCTGCTCGGCGCGGCCGTGACGATCGTCGGCGACATGAACGCCGAGCGTCTCGCGCATGCGAAGGCGATGGGCTTCGAGACGGTCGACCTGTCGAAGGACGCATCGCTCGGCGAACAGATCGAGCAGATTCTCGGCGTGCCCGAGATCGACTGCGCGGTCGACTGCGTCGGCTTCGAGGCGCACGGCCACGGTTCGTCGGGCCACTCGGAAGAGGCGCCTGCGACGGTGCTGAACTCGCTGATGGAAATCACGCGGCCGGCCGGCGCGATCGGCATCCCGGGCCTGTACGTGACCGACGATCCGGGCGCGAAGGACAAGGCCGCGCAGCACGGCAGCCTGAGCATCCGCTTCGGCCTCGGCTGGGCGAAGTCGCACTCGTTCTTCACGGGCCAGACGCCGGTGCTGAAGTACAACCGCAACCTGATGCAGGCGATCCTGTTCGACCGTCTGCCGATCGCGAAGATCGTCAACGTCGAGGTGATCTCGCTCGACCAGGCGCCGGAAGGCTACAAGAAGTTCGACGGTGGCGCGCCGCGCAAATTCGTCATCGACCCGCACGGGTTGCTGGCGGCCTGA
- a CDS encoding PAAR domain-containing protein produces MSKRAVRNGDPTTTGGVVIAVTSTMVNHGKQVALDGDKATCGNCEGKFLILGSAHRMIHHGRCVALDGDVVLCPCGQNRLIAGSDSTIFYGGDGGRNAINPFAARSAYAPTRPASGSGINDDQFVIRDARTKQLLSNVRYWIKDRSGAVLASGVSDRHGRTARVRTEGAQTLKLVIED; encoded by the coding sequence ATGAGCAAACGAGCAGTCAGAAATGGAGACCCGACGACGACAGGCGGCGTCGTCATTGCCGTTACGTCCACGATGGTCAATCACGGCAAACAGGTCGCCCTGGATGGCGACAAGGCGACATGCGGAAATTGCGAGGGGAAATTCCTGATATTGGGCAGTGCACATCGCATGATTCACCACGGGCGATGTGTTGCTCTCGATGGTGACGTCGTACTCTGCCCATGCGGGCAAAACCGGCTAATCGCGGGTAGCGACAGCACAATTTTCTACGGGGGCGACGGCGGCCGCAATGCCATAAATCCGTTTGCTGCGCGCTCGGCATACGCTCCCACGAGACCCGCATCCGGGTCGGGTATCAATGACGATCAGTTCGTGATCCGCGACGCGCGGACAAAGCAACTGTTAAGCAACGTGCGCTATTGGATCAAGGATCGATCCGGAGCAGTGCTTGCGTCCGGTGTGAGCGATCGGCACGGTCGTACTGCGCGTGTGCGGACCGAAGGTGCGCAGACTTTGAAGCTTGTAATCGAGGATTGA
- a CDS encoding DUF5943 domain-containing protein, with protein MQPQLPINVDPDTGVWTTDALPMLYVPRHFFTNNHVAVEEALGVEAYAEILYKAGYKSAYHWCDKEAKLHGLTGMAVFEHYLKRLSQRGWGLFSIIEADPASARAKIELRHSSFVLQQPGKEGKLCYMFAGWFAGAMDWVNDTTPEGNGAPRAHSKEVQCAAEHHDHCVFEVSPIAH; from the coding sequence ATGCAACCGCAACTGCCGATCAACGTCGATCCCGATACCGGCGTCTGGACTACCGATGCGCTGCCGATGCTGTACGTGCCGCGTCACTTCTTCACGAACAACCACGTCGCCGTCGAGGAAGCGCTCGGCGTCGAAGCCTATGCCGAGATCCTCTACAAGGCCGGCTACAAGTCCGCCTACCACTGGTGCGACAAGGAAGCGAAGCTGCACGGCCTGACCGGCATGGCGGTGTTCGAGCATTACCTGAAGCGTCTTTCGCAACGCGGCTGGGGCCTGTTCTCGATCATCGAGGCCGACCCGGCCAGCGCGCGCGCGAAGATCGAGCTGCGCCACTCGTCGTTCGTGCTCCAGCAGCCGGGCAAGGAAGGCAAGCTTTGCTACATGTTCGCCGGCTGGTTCGCCGGTGCGATGGACTGGGTCAACGACACGACGCCGGAAGGCAACGGTGCGCCGCGTGCGCATTCGAAGGAAGTGCAGTGCGCGGCCGAGCATCACGACCACTGCGTCTTCGAAGTGTCGCCGATCGCGCACTGA
- a CDS encoding discoidin domain-containing protein, producing MKSKTLVAGLVAGIAVSLSGGNVQAACINNPAAQPNASFPAALTGKLVYHSYVKYGDGTSQLFLYDFAAHTLTQLSKSAWGITDPMNGVFSPDGKWLAFMGISNGAWNVFMLQLGAGTPPVNMTNSTGATRNEDPKFSADGKTLVFKQNGDVKQATLSYTSAGPVFTSVVSLTNAPAGAEYSMPFLAPDASAVYYATGTGANMGLMKRTIATGATAVFDHPAGLQTYYPIVRADGTVFYARWKDAGQADQIYTKTADPASTPNQLAINDCVSNNSDPAPVNGTNYVFFSSTTAGGYQLYVGDVTTGQRWSLSQFGVNADTTKAKLGSSYYGGPAAAQPTLLSQGRPAAASASYNASMTPDKAFDGNTTGTRWDSPEGAGVDPQWISVDLGATKHIDHVDLYWDAGALVYQIQTSNDNVNWTTIYATSNGGSYSHVTLPNLNGSGRYVRMLGTKRATQWGYSLYEMQVWGS from the coding sequence GTGAAATCGAAGACCCTCGTCGCCGGCCTGGTGGCTGGCATCGCCGTCAGCCTGTCCGGCGGCAACGTGCAAGCCGCGTGCATCAACAATCCCGCAGCCCAGCCGAACGCATCGTTTCCCGCTGCGTTGACCGGCAAGCTCGTCTATCACAGCTACGTCAAATACGGCGACGGCACGAGCCAGTTGTTCCTTTACGACTTTGCGGCGCATACGCTCACGCAACTGAGCAAGAGCGCGTGGGGCATCACCGATCCGATGAACGGCGTGTTCAGCCCCGACGGCAAGTGGCTCGCGTTCATGGGCATCAGCAACGGCGCATGGAACGTGTTCATGCTCCAGCTCGGCGCCGGCACGCCGCCCGTCAACATGACGAACAGCACGGGCGCCACGCGCAACGAGGACCCGAAATTCAGCGCGGACGGCAAGACGCTCGTGTTCAAGCAGAACGGCGACGTCAAGCAGGCGACGCTGTCGTACACGAGTGCGGGCCCGGTGTTCACGTCGGTCGTGAGCCTGACGAACGCGCCGGCCGGCGCCGAATACTCGATGCCGTTTCTCGCGCCGGACGCGAGCGCCGTGTACTACGCGACCGGCACCGGCGCGAACATGGGGCTGATGAAGCGCACGATCGCGACCGGCGCGACCGCCGTGTTCGATCATCCCGCCGGGCTGCAGACGTACTACCCGATCGTGCGCGCGGACGGCACGGTGTTCTATGCGCGCTGGAAGGATGCGGGCCAGGCCGACCAGATCTATACGAAGACCGCGGACCCGGCTTCGACGCCGAACCAGCTGGCGATCAACGACTGCGTGAGCAACAACTCGGACCCGGCGCCGGTGAACGGCACGAACTACGTGTTCTTCTCGTCGACGACGGCGGGCGGCTATCAGCTCTACGTCGGCGACGTGACGACCGGCCAGCGCTGGAGCCTGTCGCAGTTCGGCGTGAATGCCGATACGACGAAGGCCAAGCTCGGCTCGAGCTACTACGGCGGCCCGGCTGCCGCGCAGCCGACGCTGCTGTCGCAGGGGCGTCCGGCCGCCGCGTCGGCGAGCTACAACGCGTCGATGACGCCCGACAAGGCGTTCGACGGCAACACCACGGGTACGCGCTGGGATTCGCCGGAAGGCGCGGGTGTCGATCCGCAATGGATCTCGGTGGATCTCGGCGCGACGAAGCACATCGATCACGTCGATCTGTACTGGGATGCGGGCGCGCTCGTCTACCAGATCCAGACGTCGAACGACAACGTGAACTGGACGACGATCTACGCGACGAGCAACGGCGGTTCCTATAGCCACGTCACGCTGCCGAATCTCAACGGAAGCGGCCGTTACGTGCGGATGCTCGGCACGAAGCGCGCGACGCAGTGGGGCTACTCGCTCTATGAAATGCAGGTGTGGGGATCGTAA
- a CDS encoding serine hydroxymethyltransferase produces MSNTQPFFSQPLAERDAPVRSAILKELERQQSQVELIASENIVSRAVLEAQGSVLTNKYAEGYPGKRYYGGCEFADEVEALAIERVKQIFNAGYANVQPHSGAQANGSVMLALAKPGDTVLGMSLDAGGHLTHGAKPALSGKWFNAVQYGVNRDTMLIDYDQVEALAQEHKPNLIIAGFSAYPRALDFARFRAIADSVGAKLMVDMAHIAGVIAAGRHANPVEHAHVVTSTTHKTLRGPRGGFVLTNDEDIAKKINSAVFPGLQGGPLMHVIAGKAVAFGEVLHADFKTYIDNVLANAQALGEVLKAGGVDLVTGGTDNHLLLVDLRPKGLKGAPVEQALERAGITCNKNGIPFDTEKPTVTSGIRLGTPAGTTRGFGVAEFREVGRLILEVFDALRANPEGDHATEQRVRREIFALCERFPIY; encoded by the coding sequence ATGTCGAATACCCAGCCTTTCTTCTCGCAGCCCCTTGCCGAGCGCGACGCGCCGGTGCGCAGCGCCATCCTGAAGGAACTCGAGCGTCAGCAGTCGCAGGTCGAGCTGATCGCGTCGGAAAACATCGTGTCGCGCGCCGTGCTCGAAGCACAGGGCTCGGTGCTGACCAACAAGTATGCGGAAGGCTATCCCGGCAAGCGCTACTACGGCGGCTGCGAATTCGCGGACGAAGTCGAGGCACTGGCGATCGAGCGCGTGAAGCAGATCTTCAACGCCGGTTATGCGAACGTGCAGCCGCACTCGGGCGCGCAGGCGAACGGTTCGGTGATGCTCGCGCTGGCGAAGCCGGGCGACACCGTGCTCGGCATGTCGCTCGACGCGGGCGGCCACCTGACGCACGGTGCGAAGCCGGCGCTGTCGGGCAAGTGGTTCAACGCGGTCCAGTACGGCGTGAACCGCGACACGATGCTGATCGATTACGACCAGGTCGAGGCGCTCGCGCAGGAACACAAGCCCAACCTGATCATCGCCGGCTTCTCGGCGTACCCGCGCGCGCTCGACTTCGCGCGCTTCCGCGCGATCGCCGACAGCGTCGGCGCGAAGCTGATGGTCGACATGGCGCACATCGCGGGCGTGATCGCCGCGGGCCGCCACGCGAACCCGGTCGAGCATGCGCACGTCGTCACGTCGACCACGCACAAGACACTGCGCGGCCCGCGCGGCGGCTTCGTGCTGACCAACGACGAGGATATCGCGAAGAAGATCAACTCGGCCGTGTTCCCCGGCCTGCAGGGCGGCCCGCTGATGCACGTGATCGCCGGCAAGGCCGTTGCGTTCGGCGAAGTGCTGCATGCGGACTTCAAGACCTACATCGACAACGTGCTCGCGAACGCGCAGGCGCTCGGCGAAGTGCTGAAGGCAGGCGGCGTCGATCTCGTCACGGGCGGCACCGACAACCACCTGCTGCTGGTCGACCTGCGTCCGAAGGGCCTGAAGGGCGCACCGGTCGAACAGGCGCTGGAGCGTGCGGGCATCACCTGCAACAAGAACGGCATTCCGTTCGACACCGAGAAGCCGACCGTCACGTCGGGCATCCGCCTCGGCACGCCGGCCGGCACGACGCGCGGCTTCGGCGTCGCGGAGTTCCGCGAAGTGGGCCGCCTGATTCTCGAAGTGTTCGACGCGCTGCGCGCGAACCCGGAAGGCGACCACGCGACCGAACAGCGCGTGCGCCGCGAGATCTTCGCGCTTTGCGAGCGCTTCCCGATTTACTGA
- a CDS encoding M35 family metallo-endopeptidase — translation MGNQTTVAETTTNTIEGSLHFADVDLRPICENMTNSEFRKMFSVAQGRAVDRLTIRIADLKKWSQNDKDRVFKWFGRDDERTRMHLLTGLTKVLGVVRAFNENNVVRSGSDGDLATGCTPHPRGTSNEAAHVCAPDTTTHTIAISARFCTMRPWTANADSHVSTIIHEATHFRDTMSSTDDQYTITPLLPGWGRSNPDLAINNADSIAGYVVDID, via the coding sequence ATGGGGAATCAAACTACCGTTGCCGAGACAACGACAAACACCATCGAAGGATCGCTGCATTTTGCAGACGTTGACTTGCGGCCGATCTGCGAAAACATGACCAACTCGGAGTTCCGCAAGATGTTTTCTGTGGCCCAGGGGCGTGCAGTCGATCGATTGACGATCCGCATCGCGGATCTGAAAAAGTGGTCACAGAACGACAAGGATCGAGTGTTCAAGTGGTTCGGTCGAGACGATGAGAGAACGCGAATGCACTTGCTCACCGGCTTAACTAAGGTACTTGGCGTAGTTCGAGCATTCAACGAAAACAACGTCGTTCGCAGCGGCAGTGATGGCGATCTGGCGACGGGATGCACGCCGCATCCACGCGGGACGTCCAATGAAGCTGCTCATGTATGTGCGCCGGACACCACGACACATACGATCGCGATCAGCGCACGATTCTGCACGATGCGCCCGTGGACTGCTAATGCTGATTCTCACGTATCAACTATCATTCACGAAGCAACCCATTTCCGCGACACTATGTCGTCAACCGATGACCAATACACGATTACCCCGTTGCTCCCCGGTTGGGGGCGATCAAATCCAGACTTGGCAATCAACAACGCCGACAGCATCGCGGGGTACGTCGTTGACATTGACTAA
- a CDS encoding NADH:flavin oxidoreductase — translation MRYPHLFKPMQLNQLTLRNRIVSTAHAEVYAEPGGLPGDRYIRYYEEKAKGGVGLAICGGSSPVSIDSPQGWWKSVNLSTDKIIDPLTRLADTMHKHGAKIMIQATHMGRRSSFHGEHWPHLMSPSGVREPVHRGNAKIIEIEEIRRIIGDFAAAAKRVKAAGMDGIEISAAHQHLIDQFWSKRSNHRTDEWGGSLENRLRFGIEVLTAVREAVGKDFCVGLRMCGDEFHEDGLDHEALKEIAQAMSETGLIDYLSVVGSGGDTHNTIANCMPPMALPPEPFVHLAAGIKSVVKIPVMHAQSIRDAGQAERLLATGMIDLVGMTRAQIADPHMVIKIRDGREDEIKQCVGANYCIDRQYNGLDVLCIQNAATSRESTMPHVIEKSRGPKRKVVVVGAGPAGLEAARVAKLRGHDVVLFEKNAEVGGQVMIAAKAPQREQMSGIIRWFDMETKRLGVDRRLGVAADEKMIMAEKPDIVVLATGGSSFTWQVPGWGVAEGLAVSSWDILTGKVEPKQNVLLFDGVSTHAGAGVADFMASRGSKVEVVTPDVKVADDCGGTTFPIFYRRLYAFGVIPTPNTMLDRVYEEDGKKIAVLRNEYTEELEERAVDQVVIENGSSPNDELYWKLKPESLNRGQIDPHTLFAAEPQPCLSEELGNGRFLLFRVGDCISMHNVHGAIYDSLRLVKDF, via the coding sequence ATGCGTTATCCCCACCTGTTCAAACCCATGCAGCTGAACCAGCTGACGCTGCGCAACCGGATCGTCAGCACCGCGCACGCGGAGGTGTATGCCGAGCCGGGCGGCCTGCCGGGCGACCGCTATATCCGCTACTACGAAGAAAAGGCGAAGGGTGGCGTCGGCCTGGCGATCTGCGGCGGCTCGAGCCCCGTGTCGATCGACAGCCCGCAGGGCTGGTGGAAATCGGTGAACCTGTCGACCGACAAGATCATCGATCCGCTCACGCGTCTCGCCGACACGATGCACAAGCACGGCGCGAAGATCATGATCCAGGCGACGCACATGGGCCGCCGCTCGTCGTTCCACGGCGAGCACTGGCCGCACCTGATGTCGCCGTCGGGCGTGCGCGAACCCGTGCACCGCGGCAACGCGAAGATCATCGAGATCGAGGAAATCCGCCGCATCATCGGCGATTTCGCGGCGGCTGCGAAGCGCGTGAAGGCCGCCGGCATGGACGGCATCGAAATCTCGGCCGCCCACCAGCACCTGATCGACCAGTTCTGGAGCAAGCGCTCGAACCATCGCACCGACGAGTGGGGCGGCAGCCTCGAGAATCGCCTGCGCTTCGGCATCGAAGTGCTGACGGCGGTGCGCGAGGCGGTCGGCAAGGATTTCTGCGTCGGCCTGCGCATGTGCGGCGACGAATTCCACGAGGACGGCCTCGACCACGAAGCACTGAAGGAAATCGCACAAGCGATGTCGGAGACGGGCCTGATCGACTACCTGAGCGTGGTCGGGTCCGGCGGCGACACGCACAACACGATCGCGAACTGCATGCCGCCGATGGCGCTGCCGCCGGAGCCGTTCGTGCACCTCGCGGCCGGCATCAAGTCGGTCGTGAAGATTCCGGTGATGCACGCGCAGAGCATTCGCGATGCGGGCCAGGCCGAGCGCCTGCTCGCCACCGGCATGATCGACCTGGTCGGCATGACGCGCGCGCAGATCGCCGATCCGCACATGGTGATCAAGATCCGCGACGGCCGCGAAGACGAAATCAAGCAGTGCGTCGGCGCGAACTACTGCATCGACCGCCAGTACAACGGCCTCGACGTGCTCTGCATCCAGAACGCCGCGACGTCGCGCGAATCGACGATGCCGCACGTGATCGAGAAATCGCGCGGCCCGAAGCGCAAGGTGGTGGTGGTCGGCGCGGGGCCCGCAGGCCTCGAAGCGGCGCGCGTCGCGAAGCTGCGCGGCCACGACGTGGTGCTGTTCGAGAAGAACGCGGAAGTGGGCGGGCAGGTGATGATCGCCGCGAAGGCGCCGCAGCGCGAACAGATGTCGGGGATCATCCGCTGGTTCGACATGGAAACCAAGCGCCTGGGCGTCGATCGCCGCCTGGGCGTCGCCGCCGACGAGAAGATGATCATGGCCGAGAAGCCGGACATCGTCGTGCTCGCGACGGGCGGCTCCAGCTTCACGTGGCAGGTGCCGGGCTGGGGCGTGGCCGAAGGGCTGGCCGTCAGCTCGTGGGACATCCTGACCGGCAAGGTCGAGCCGAAGCAGAACGTGCTGCTGTTTGACGGCGTGAGCACTCATGCGGGCGCAGGCGTGGCCGACTTCATGGCGAGCCGCGGCTCGAAGGTCGAGGTCGTCACGCCCGACGTGAAGGTGGCCGACGATTGCGGCGGCACGACTTTCCCGATCTTCTATCGACGTCTGTACGCGTTCGGCGTGATCCCGACGCCGAACACGATGCTCGATCGCGTTTATGAAGAAGACGGCAAGAAGATCGCCGTGCTGCGCAACGAGTACACGGAAGAACTGGAAGAGCGCGCCGTCGACCAGGTGGTGATCGAGAACGGTTCGTCGCCGAACGACGAGCTGTACTGGAAGCTCAAGCCGGAATCGCTGAACCGCGGCCAGATCGATCCGCACACGCTGTTCGCGGCCGAGCCGCAGCCGTGCCTGTCGGAAGAACTCGGCAACGGCCGCTTCCTGCTGTTCCGTGTCGGCGATTGCATCTCGATGCACAACGTCCACGGTGCGATCTACGACTCGCTGCGTCTCGTGAAGGATTTCTAA
- a CDS encoding SDR family NAD(P)-dependent oxidoreductase, with product MFDLSGKVAVITGGASGIGLGIARGMAEAGARVVLVGRDPGKGDAALASLPGGSDHGVFIQADITRRDECAQAVEQAEQHFGRLDILVNNAGMNIRKQGHELTADEWYRVIDTNLSGAHFCAQAIHPAFRRAGGGKIVNIGSMLSLFGTTHGAAYAASKGGIVQLGRAWAVEWAPDNIQVNTLLPGWIETELIAEATRLFPDLERSVLARTPLRRWGKPQDLAGIAVALCAVECDFVTGAVIPVDGGYSVQG from the coding sequence GTGTTCGATCTTTCAGGCAAGGTGGCGGTCATCACCGGCGGAGCGAGCGGGATCGGGCTTGGCATCGCGCGCGGCATGGCCGAGGCGGGTGCGCGCGTGGTGCTCGTCGGCCGCGATCCCGGCAAGGGCGACGCGGCGCTGGCGTCGCTGCCGGGCGGCAGCGACCACGGCGTGTTCATCCAGGCGGACATCACGCGACGCGACGAGTGTGCGCAGGCCGTCGAGCAGGCGGAGCAGCATTTCGGCCGGCTGGACATCCTCGTGAACAACGCCGGGATGAATATCCGCAAGCAAGGGCATGAACTGACGGCCGACGAGTGGTATCGCGTCATCGATACGAATCTGAGCGGCGCCCATTTCTGCGCGCAGGCCATTCATCCCGCATTCCGGCGCGCAGGCGGCGGAAAGATCGTCAATATCGGCTCGATGCTGTCGCTGTTCGGCACGACTCACGGCGCGGCCTACGCCGCCAGCAAGGGCGGGATCGTTCAGCTCGGCAGGGCGTGGGCCGTCGAATGGGCGCCGGACAACATCCAGGTCAATACGCTGCTGCCCGGCTGGATCGAAACCGAGCTGATTGCCGAGGCCACGCGGCTGTTTCCGGATCTCGAACGCAGCGTCCTCGCGCGCACGCCGTTGCGGCGCTGGGGCAAGCCGCAGGACCTGGCCGGCATCGCCGTCGCGCTGTGTGCCGTCGAGTGCGATTTCGTGACGGGCGCCGTGATTCCCGTGGACGGCGGCTATTCGGTGCAGGGATGA